From a region of the Odoribacter splanchnicus DSM 20712 genome:
- a CDS encoding urocanate hydratase codes for MTLQEFQQSIREGIPAELPAPKPYDPEVNHAPKRKDILTKEEKKLAIRNALRYFEPRHHAVLAREFAEELEKYGRIYMYRFRPDYEMYAHNIYDYPHKCLQAAAIMLMINNNLDKAVAQHPHELITYGGNGAVFQNWAQYRLAMKYLSEMTDEQTLVMYSGHPLGLFPSHKDAPRVVVTNGMVIPNYSKQDDWERFNALGVSQYGQMTAGSYMYIGPQGIVHGTTITVLNAGRKISKHGEGLAGKLFVTAGLGGMSGAQPKAGNIAGCVSITAEINPKATHTRYSQGWVDEVIDDLDVLMKRVRQAKAEKQVVSIAYQGNVVDLWERLAEEDIVVELGSDQTSLHNPWAGGYYPVGLSFEESKQMMAEQPELFKEKVQESLRRHVAAINKCVERFGTYFFDYGNAFLLESSRAGADILKPNGDFKYPSYVQDIMGPMCFDYGFGPFRWVCTSGDPKDLAKTDELAAKVLEELAAQSPKEIQQQMHDNIRWIKAAAENHLVVGSQARILYADAEGRIKIAEAFNKAIEWGEISAPVVLGRDHHDVSGTDSPYRETSNIYDGSKFTADMAVQNVIGDSFRGATWVSLHNGGGVGWGEVINGGFGMLLDGSADADRRLKNMLFWDVNNGISRRSWARNEGAVFAIKRAMEANPNLKVTLPNYADDQLVESLF; via the coding sequence ATGACATTACAAGAATTCCAACAATCTATCCGGGAAGGTATTCCCGCGGAATTGCCTGCACCGAAACCTTATGATCCGGAGGTAAACCATGCACCGAAACGGAAGGATATCCTGACGAAAGAGGAAAAAAAACTCGCTATCCGGAACGCCTTACGCTATTTCGAACCGCGGCATCATGCTGTTTTGGCCCGTGAATTTGCAGAAGAATTAGAAAAATATGGCCGGATTTATATGTATCGGTTTCGGCCGGATTATGAAATGTACGCTCATAATATATACGATTATCCTCATAAATGTTTGCAAGCGGCTGCTATTATGCTGATGATCAACAATAATCTGGATAAGGCTGTTGCACAACATCCCCATGAGTTGATTACTTACGGAGGAAACGGTGCGGTATTCCAAAACTGGGCACAATATCGTCTGGCTATGAAATATTTGTCAGAAATGACCGACGAACAAACTCTGGTGATGTATTCCGGTCATCCGCTGGGATTGTTTCCTTCGCATAAAGATGCTCCCCGGGTTGTGGTCACCAATGGTATGGTCATTCCGAATTATTCGAAACAGGACGATTGGGAAAGGTTTAATGCTCTTGGTGTATCCCAATACGGACAAATGACTGCCGGATCGTATATGTATATCGGGCCGCAAGGAATCGTTCATGGTACTACCATTACGGTTTTAAATGCCGGTCGTAAGATTTCCAAACATGGTGAAGGTCTGGCGGGGAAGTTGTTCGTTACCGCAGGTTTGGGAGGTATGTCGGGAGCTCAGCCTAAAGCAGGAAATATTGCCGGTTGTGTAAGTATCACTGCCGAAATCAATCCGAAAGCTACCCATACCCGTTATTCACAGGGATGGGTAGATGAGGTGATCGATGATCTGGATGTGCTGATGAAACGGGTGCGGCAGGCGAAAGCTGAGAAACAGGTCGTTTCCATTGCTTACCAAGGGAATGTCGTCGATTTGTGGGAACGGCTGGCTGAGGAAGATATCGTGGTGGAGCTGGGATCCGACCAGACTTCTTTGCATAATCCCTGGGCAGGAGGATATTATCCTGTCGGTCTTTCTTTCGAAGAGAGCAAACAAATGATGGCCGAACAACCGGAATTATTTAAAGAGAAAGTACAGGAGTCCTTGCGTCGCCATGTGGCTGCTATCAATAAATGTGTCGAACGGTTCGGAACTTATTTCTTCGATTACGGGAATGCATTTTTATTGGAGTCTTCCCGTGCCGGTGCCGATATCCTGAAGCCGAACGGCGATTTCAAGTATCCTTCTTATGTGCAGGATATTATGGGACCGATGTGTTTCGATTACGGTTTCGGTCCTTTCCGTTGGGTATGTACCAGCGGTGATCCGAAGGATTTGGCGAAGACCGATGAGTTGGCTGCTAAAGTACTGGAAGAGCTGGCTGCTCAGTCTCCGAAAGAAATTCAGCAACAGATGCATGACAATATACGCTGGATCAAAGCTGCTGCCGAAAACCATTTGGTGGTAGGTTCACAGGCTCGCATCCTTTACGCAGATGCTGAAGGAAGAATAAAGATTGCAGAAGCTTTTAACAAGGCGATCGAATGGGGAGAGATCTCTGCTCCTGTTGTGCTGGGACGTGATCACCACGATGTGTCCGGAACAGATTCACCTTACCGGGAGACTTCGAATATTTACGACGGATCGAAGTTTACGGCGGATATGGCCGTACAGAATGTGATCGGTGATTCTTTCAGAGGGGCTACCTGGGTGTCTTTGCATAATGGTGGTGGTGTCGGCTGGGGAGAAGTGATCAACGGAGGTTTCGGTATGTTGCTGGATGGCTCTGCCGATGCTGACAGACGCTTGAAAAATATGCTGTTCTGGGATGTGAATAACGGTATTTCCCGCCGGAGCTGGGCTCGGAACGAAGGTGCCGTATTTGCGATCAAACGGGCTATGGAGGCGAATCCGAATCTGAAAGTGACTTTACCGAATTACGCAGACGATCAGTTGGTGGAAAGTTTATTCTGA
- a CDS encoding NifB/NifX family molybdenum-iron cluster-binding protein, whose product MKVAIPTRNNVVDDHFGHCEYYTIFTISEDKLIVCTEIQASPEGCGCKSNIASVLEEKGVELMLAGNMGEGAKHTLEDHHIRVIRGCSGSVEAVVNAWLQGALTDSGEACQHHDCPDHHDSGPLTFKVLK is encoded by the coding sequence ATGAAAGTAGCTATTCCGACAAGAAATAATGTCGTCGACGATCATTTCGGACATTGTGAGTATTATACGATTTTTACAATCAGTGAAGACAAACTGATTGTCTGTACAGAAATTCAGGCTTCTCCGGAAGGATGTGGATGCAAATCCAATATAGCCTCGGTATTAGAAGAAAAAGGTGTTGAATTGATGCTCGCGGGCAATATGGGCGAAGGAGCCAAACATACGCTCGAAGACCACCATATCCGGGTGATACGGGGATGTTCGGGCAGTGTCGAAGCAGTAGTCAATGCCTGGTTACAAGGCGCACTCACCGATTCCGGAGAAGCCTGTCAACACCACGATTGTCCGGACCATCACGATTCTGGCCCGTTGACTTTCAAAGTGTTGAAATAA
- the trxB gene encoding thioredoxin-disulfide reductase produces the protein MAEENAIERIRCVIIGSGPAGYTAAIYAARANLKPVLYTGLQMGGQLTTTTEVENFPGYPEGVTGPVMMEDMRKQAERFGTDIRFGIVTAVDFSGHPHKLTIDDCKQIEADAVIIATGASAKYLGLPTEEKFRGLGVSACATCDGFFYRGKDVAVVGGGDTACEEATYLAGLCRKVYLIVRKNYLRASKAMQQRVFNTENIEVLFEHNTLELYGSDMGLEGARLLYRKGEPEECEKDIKIDGFFLAIGHHPNSEVFSKYVKVDEQGYIITEGASTRTNVPGVFAAGDIMDPVYRQGIAAAGSGCRAAIDAERYIGELESK, from the coding sequence ATGGCAGAAGAAAATGCAATTGAAAGAATAAGATGTGTGATCATCGGTTCAGGCCCTGCCGGCTATACTGCAGCTATTTATGCAGCCCGTGCGAATTTGAAACCGGTATTATATACAGGCTTACAGATGGGTGGACAGTTGACGACAACTACCGAAGTCGAGAATTTTCCCGGTTATCCGGAAGGAGTGACGGGTCCTGTTATGATGGAAGATATGCGTAAACAGGCAGAACGTTTCGGGACGGATATCCGTTTCGGTATCGTTACTGCCGTCGATTTTTCCGGGCATCCTCATAAACTGACGATCGACGATTGCAAGCAAATCGAAGCTGATGCAGTGATCATCGCTACGGGTGCTTCGGCTAAATACCTGGGGCTTCCTACCGAAGAGAAATTCAGAGGTCTGGGAGTGAGTGCCTGTGCTACTTGCGACGGATTCTTTTACCGGGGTAAAGATGTGGCTGTCGTCGGTGGTGGTGATACTGCTTGCGAGGAGGCAACTTATCTGGCAGGTCTGTGCCGGAAAGTATATCTGATTGTCCGCAAAAACTATCTGAGAGCTTCTAAAGCTATGCAGCAACGGGTATTCAATACTGAAAACATCGAAGTGCTTTTCGAACACAATACGCTGGAACTTTACGGGTCGGATATGGGACTCGAAGGTGCACGTCTGTTGTACCGGAAAGGAGAACCGGAAGAATGTGAAAAGGACATTAAGATCGACGGATTCTTCCTGGCTATCGGTCATCATCCGAATTCCGAAGTATTCAGTAAGTATGTAAAGGTAGATGAACAAGGTTATATTATTACCGAAGGAGCTTCGACCCGTACCAATGTGCCGGGTGTGTTCGCTGCCGGAGATATCATGGATCCGGTTTATCGTCAGGGGATTGCCGCTGCAGGTTCTGGTTGCCGCGCTGCTATCGATGCCGAACGGTATATCGGTGAGTTGGAAAGTAAATAA
- a CDS encoding redox-sensing transcriptional repressor Rex — protein sequence MKADINVPIPVLRRMPSYLSFVKTLQKQGEKYVSSTRIAEYMEIDSTQVTKDLSHTGISGKTRVGYEVDSFVRILEDFLGFSRVDGAFLVGAGSLGSALLQDKGLSAFGLQIEAAFDTDKTKIGTKVNDIEIFHIDQFRAMAAERKVVIGIITVPAEHAQNVADLMVAWGIKAIWNFTPARIKVPTHIVVQNTTIYMNLAILFNKLYNDKGEKK from the coding sequence ATGAAAGCTGATATAAATGTACCTATACCTGTCTTGAGACGTATGCCTTCTTATCTTTCTTTTGTAAAGACTTTACAAAAGCAGGGAGAGAAGTACGTGTCTTCTACCCGGATAGCTGAATATATGGAAATCGATTCGACTCAGGTGACGAAGGATCTTTCCCATACCGGTATTTCGGGTAAAACACGGGTTGGATACGAGGTGGACAGTTTTGTGCGGATTCTGGAAGATTTTTTGGGTTTTAGCCGGGTGGACGGAGCATTTTTGGTCGGAGCCGGTTCGTTGGGGAGTGCTTTGCTGCAAGATAAAGGATTGTCTGCTTTCGGGTTACAGATAGAGGCTGCCTTCGATACGGATAAAACGAAGATCGGTACAAAAGTCAATGATATCGAAATATTTCATATCGATCAATTCCGTGCTATGGCTGCCGAACGGAAAGTGGTGATCGGTATTATTACCGTCCCCGCCGAACATGCACAGAATGTAGCCGACTTGATGGTCGCCTGGGGAATTAAAGCCATCTGGAATTTTACTCCTGCCCGCATAAAGGTCCCTACGCATATTGTCGTGCAAAATACCACCATCTATATGAACCTCGCTATCTTGTTCAATAAATTGTACAACGATAAGGGGGAAAAAAAGTAA
- a CDS encoding DUF2027 domain-containing protein has translation MNIRIGDIVRFISEKMEGKVTGIIDNTTVNIFVDDYGFEIPASTSDLVVIHSDFTPSKPDSSSVTQVQKGVTMESGDTLYFAIVPDNFNNLPDSRYELFLVNDTQQTCLYSIAFRHGEKYSGISAGNCNPDSTCPIGTYSLKDIDAGIKAVHIQAIFFKKGSTTPRTPIEAEVKINTVNLCKSGIYKHTRWFDSICIIRALDKEHLPATEEIDEKQLTQAIREKKDTTPAPTPRPQKQIVGNIVEIDLHCHELLETTAGMNNKDILEYQLEIFRKTMEEYKLRKGQKIIFIHGKGDGILRQRILWELQTKYKRHHHQDASFKQYGYGATMVTIK, from the coding sequence ATGAATATAAGGATAGGTGATATCGTACGTTTCATTTCAGAAAAAATGGAAGGTAAAGTAACCGGCATCATAGACAATACAACCGTCAATATCTTTGTCGACGACTATGGGTTCGAAATACCGGCTTCAACAAGTGACCTGGTCGTCATCCACTCTGATTTCACTCCTTCTAAACCGGATAGTAGTTCCGTAACTCAGGTACAAAAAGGGGTAACGATGGAATCGGGCGATACGTTGTATTTCGCTATTGTCCCCGATAATTTCAACAATTTACCGGATTCCCGCTATGAACTATTTTTGGTTAACGATACACAGCAAACTTGTCTCTATTCGATCGCTTTTCGCCATGGGGAAAAATATAGCGGTATCAGTGCCGGTAATTGTAATCCGGACAGCACTTGTCCGATAGGAACATACTCGTTAAAAGATATCGATGCCGGTATAAAAGCCGTTCATATCCAGGCTATCTTTTTCAAGAAAGGTTCCACGACACCCAGAACTCCGATCGAAGCAGAAGTAAAAATCAATACCGTCAATCTTTGTAAATCCGGTATTTATAAACATACCCGCTGGTTTGATTCGATTTGCATCATCCGTGCTTTGGATAAAGAACATCTGCCTGCCACCGAAGAAATCGATGAGAAACAACTCACTCAGGCCATACGCGAGAAAAAGGACACAACACCGGCCCCGACTCCCCGGCCACAAAAACAGATTGTCGGTAACATCGTCGAGATAGATTTACATTGCCATGAATTACTCGAAACAACGGCCGGAATGAATAATAAAGACATCCTGGAATATCAATTGGAAATTTTCCGGAAAACCATGGAAGAATACAAACTACGGAAAGGCCAAAAAATAATCTTTATTCATGGAAAAGGAGACGGTATCTTACGGCAGCGCATTTTATGGGAACTCCAGACAAAATACAAACGCCACCATCATCAGGATGCTTCTTTCAAACAATATGGATACGGAGCGACAATGGTTACGATAAAATAA
- a CDS encoding DMT family transporter, with product MWLLLAFVSATLLGLYDVVKKISLERNAVIPVLFLNIFFCCLLFLPVVLLSALAPDMMRNTLLFLPAIGSEGHFLLFLKAVIVLASWIFAYFSLKHLPITIASPIKATQPILTLLGALLVFGERLNIWQWAGVLTAVISLFLLSRSGKKEGIRFAHNKWIYFMILAVVTGSVSGLYDKYLMTCLDRMNVQVWYNFYQLAIMGVILFTLWYPGRKKSTPFQWRNTIPFISILLVLADFVYFYALSYEDSMISIISLVRRSGVVVSFIAGAIWFKERNLKAKFIDLLLVLAGMYLIYLGTR from the coding sequence ATGTGGTTGTTACTGGCTTTTGTTTCTGCTACTTTGTTGGGATTGTACGATGTGGTGAAAAAAATTTCTTTAGAGAGGAATGCAGTTATACCGGTTCTCTTTTTGAATATTTTTTTCTGTTGTCTTCTTTTTTTACCGGTGGTCCTTTTATCTGCCTTGGCTCCTGACATGATGCGGAATACGTTGTTATTCTTACCGGCTATCGGAAGTGAAGGGCATTTTTTGTTATTTTTGAAAGCTGTGATCGTTTTGGCTTCCTGGATTTTCGCTTATTTTTCTTTGAAACATTTGCCTATTACGATTGCTTCACCGATCAAGGCTACCCAGCCTATTCTGACTTTACTGGGAGCTTTACTTGTTTTTGGAGAACGGTTGAACATTTGGCAATGGGCCGGAGTTTTAACTGCAGTAATTTCTTTGTTTTTGCTTTCCCGTTCAGGTAAGAAAGAGGGAATCCGGTTTGCGCATAATAAGTGGATTTATTTTATGATTCTTGCAGTCGTAACCGGTTCTGTGAGTGGGTTATACGATAAATATCTGATGACTTGTCTCGACCGGATGAATGTGCAGGTATGGTATAATTTTTACCAATTGGCTATAATGGGGGTTATTTTATTTACACTTTGGTATCCCGGAAGAAAAAAATCTACTCCTTTTCAATGGCGTAATACTATTCCTTTTATTTCTATTTTGTTGGTGCTGGCTGATTTTGTTTATTTCTATGCTTTAAGCTACGAAGACTCGATGATTTCTATTATTTCTTTAGTGCGCAGGAGTGGGGTGGTGGTTTCATTTATTGCCGGAGCGATCTGGTTTAAAGAGAGGAATTTGAAAGCTAAGTTTATAGACCTGCTTTTGGTTTTAGCCGGTATGTATCTGATTTATTTAGGAACTCGTTGA
- a CDS encoding peroxiredoxin, producing MDFTDETIPMPRIGDQAPVFDAVTTQGKIHFPLDFNGKWIILFSHPSDFTPVCTSEFVTFGAMTEEFKALNCQLIGLSVDGLYSHIAWLRTIREKIEYKGKKNVEVQFPLIADVTMEVAHLYGMIQPRESSTNAVRAVFYIDPQGIIRAIIYYPLALGRNFDELKRVLIGLQTIDKYGVALPADWCPGDEVIAPTPGSFNAANERMDKPASGTRCYDWFFCLKKLPEK from the coding sequence ATGGATTTTACAGACGAAACTATTCCGATGCCCCGGATCGGCGATCAGGCTCCGGTATTCGATGCAGTCACTACTCAAGGAAAAATTCATTTTCCTCTGGACTTTAACGGCAAATGGATTATTCTTTTCAGTCATCCTTCCGATTTCACTCCGGTATGTACCTCCGAATTCGTTACTTTCGGAGCTATGACGGAAGAATTCAAAGCGCTGAATTGTCAACTGATAGGACTTTCTGTCGACGGTTTATACAGTCATATTGCCTGGTTGCGGACCATCCGGGAAAAGATCGAGTACAAAGGAAAGAAAAATGTTGAGGTTCAATTTCCGTTAATTGCCGATGTGACCATGGAAGTAGCCCATTTATACGGCATGATCCAACCCCGGGAAAGCTCGACCAACGCTGTCCGTGCCGTATTTTACATCGATCCGCAAGGAATCATCCGGGCCATTATCTATTATCCGCTGGCTCTGGGACGAAATTTCGACGAACTGAAACGGGTACTTATCGGCTTGCAAACCATCGATAAATATGGAGTAGCCCTACCGGCCGACTGGTGTCCTGGAGACGAAGTGATCGCTCCTACCCCGGGCTCGTTCAATGCGGCAAACGAACGAATGGACAAACCTGCCAGTGGTACCCGATGCTACGATTGGTTTTTCTGTCTGAAAAAACTCCCCGAAAAATAA
- a CDS encoding phospholipase A — protein sequence MTFKIVVLSLMLGIWGLDAWSQNEEPDFSGQSEDSLMQALGNIPAFTIYKDNYVVTGTSFTGGKISKYNSDAKFQISLRHRLYRKLLPYRIYLFLTYSQKSFWDIYRKSAPFADNNYNPSLGFGRNFIGEGRIKGIGMVQFEHESNGRDSIWSRSWNRLTFTGIYLMNKNYTFQAKVWIAMQVAKENRHLTRYAGIGHLAATYASDNGRLSCSALMIKRGGWNWNANWRLEVAYRLFREDNQYLFMQFCNGYGESMIAYNQFRRYLRFGFVIKPRSVTIF from the coding sequence ATGACTTTTAAAATTGTTGTTTTGAGTTTGATGTTAGGTATTTGGGGCTTGGATGCCTGGTCACAAAATGAAGAGCCGGACTTTTCGGGACAATCGGAAGATAGTCTGATGCAGGCTTTAGGAAATATACCGGCTTTCACTATATATAAAGATAATTATGTGGTGACCGGAACGAGTTTCACCGGTGGAAAAATTTCGAAATACAATTCGGATGCTAAATTTCAGATTAGCTTACGCCACCGGCTTTACCGTAAGTTATTGCCTTATCGGATTTATTTATTCCTGACGTATAGCCAGAAGTCTTTTTGGGATATTTACCGGAAATCGGCCCCTTTTGCGGACAATAATTATAACCCTTCTTTAGGGTTCGGACGTAATTTTATCGGGGAGGGAAGGATTAAAGGTATCGGGATGGTGCAGTTCGAGCATGAATCGAACGGGCGCGACAGTATTTGGTCGAGGAGTTGGAACCGGTTGACTTTTACCGGTATTTATCTGATGAATAAAAATTATACTTTTCAGGCCAAGGTTTGGATAGCTATGCAGGTAGCTAAAGAAAACAGACACCTGACCAGATATGCCGGAATCGGACATTTGGCAGCGACTTATGCCAGTGATAACGGACGTTTGTCCTGTTCGGCCTTAATGATAAAACGGGGTGGGTGGAATTGGAATGCGAATTGGCGTTTGGAGGTTGCCTATCGATTGTTCAGAGAAGATAACCAGTATTTATTTATGCAATTTTGTAATGGATATGGCGAAAGTATGATCGCCTACAATCAGTTCAGGCGTTACTTACGGTTTGGATTTGTGATCAAACCCCGCTCGGTGACTATATTTTAA
- a CDS encoding bifunctional folylpolyglutamate synthase/dihydrofolate synthase: protein MNYQETLNWLFAQLPMYQREGQAAYKANLDNTLQLDEYFRHPHKNFKTIHVAGTNGKGSVSHMLASILQQAGYKTGLYTSPHLKDFRERIKINGEMVSEQYVIDFVRHHADLFSRVKPSFFEMTVAMAFKYFADSQVDIAVIEVGLGGRLDSTNIITPLASVITNISFDHMALLGNTLEKIASEKAGIIKPGIPVVIGTRDKTYDFVFEQKAQTCETPIEFASDNWTTTINIDGSFQLTRKNGWHFDHLTSELKGLYQRKNIPTVLETIPVLQQAGLKISDQQVRQGIERVVTNTGLFGRWQTLSNQPLTICDTGHNIDGLTEITQQLKQCRYRKLHFVIGMVSDKDIDSVLHILPQDAVYYFCKASIPRAMPEQQLAQKARQAGLQGEYYPTVAAAYEAARQAASSEDMIYIGGSTFVVAEVI, encoded by the coding sequence ATGAATTATCAGGAAACTTTAAATTGGTTGTTTGCCCAGCTCCCGATGTACCAAAGGGAAGGTCAGGCTGCGTACAAAGCAAACCTGGACAACACTTTACAATTGGATGAATATTTCAGACATCCCCATAAAAACTTCAAAACGATTCATGTGGCAGGTACGAACGGCAAAGGATCGGTATCCCACATGCTGGCTTCTATATTACAGCAAGCCGGATATAAAACCGGCCTGTATACTTCCCCTCATTTAAAAGATTTCCGGGAAAGGATTAAAATCAACGGAGAAATGGTCAGTGAACAATATGTCATCGATTTTGTCCGGCATCACGCCGATTTATTCTCCCGGGTAAAACCGTCTTTCTTCGAAATGACGGTAGCTATGGCTTTCAAGTATTTCGCCGATAGCCAGGTGGATATTGCAGTGATCGAAGTCGGACTGGGTGGACGCCTCGATTCCACGAACATTATCACTCCTTTAGCCTCTGTTATTACAAATATTTCCTTCGATCATATGGCACTCCTGGGGAACACCCTCGAAAAAATTGCAAGCGAAAAAGCAGGAATCATAAAACCCGGTATTCCGGTTGTCATCGGTACGCGCGACAAAACCTACGATTTTGTTTTCGAGCAAAAAGCTCAAACCTGTGAAACTCCGATCGAATTTGCAAGTGACAACTGGACGACAACGATTAACATCGACGGAAGTTTCCAGCTGACACGGAAAAACGGTTGGCATTTCGATCATTTAACCAGTGAATTGAAAGGACTCTATCAACGAAAAAATATTCCTACGGTACTGGAGACTATACCCGTTTTACAACAAGCAGGCTTAAAGATCAGCGACCAGCAAGTCCGGCAAGGTATCGAACGGGTAGTGACGAATACCGGTTTATTCGGACGCTGGCAAACCCTTTCCAACCAGCCATTGACCATTTGCGACACGGGTCACAATATCGATGGCCTGACAGAGATCACCCAACAATTAAAACAGTGCCGGTATCGAAAGCTTCATTTTGTCATCGGTATGGTTAGTGACAAAGACATCGACAGCGTATTACATATCCTTCCTCAGGATGCGGTGTATTATTTCTGCAAAGCTTCCATTCCCCGGGCTATGCCGGAGCAACAGCTTGCTCAAAAAGCAAGACAAGCAGGCCTGCAAGGCGAATATTATCCCACTGTCGCAGCAGCTTATGAAGCAGCCCGGCAAGCTGCCTCCTCCGAAGATATGATTTACATCGGTGGCAGTACATTTGTCGTTGCCGAAGTTATCTAA